In the genome of Conger conger chromosome 8, fConCon1.1, whole genome shotgun sequence, one region contains:
- the guca1a gene encoding guanylyl cyclase-activating protein 1, whose protein sequence is MGNANGCSVNNMQSVEMHIWYKKFMMECPSGQLMLHEFKQFFGLRGLEPSANAYIEEMFYTFDMNKDGYIDFMEYVAALSLVMRGKMEHKLRWYFKLYDVDGNGCIDREELFNIIRAILVVRGSQEDEESVEEFTNRVFDRIDINGDGELSLMEFIKGAQEDKDFTEVVMKSLDLSHITHVIQSRRNST, encoded by the exons ATGGGAAATGCTAATGGCTGCTCGGTGAACAACATGCAGTCGGTGGAGATGCACATCTGGTACAAGAAGTTCATGATGGAGTGTCCTTCAGGACAGCTGATGCTGCACGAGTTCAAGCAGTTCTTTGGGCTccgggggctggagcccagcGCCAACGCCTACATCGAGGAGATGTTTTATACCTTCGACATGAACAAG GATGGCTACATAGACTTCATGGAGTACGTGGCGGCTCTCAGCCTGGTCATGCGGGGGAAGATGGAGCACAAGTTGCGGTGGTATTTCAAGCTGTATGACGTGGATGGCAATGGCTGCATCGATCGGGAGGAGCTTTTTAACATCATACGG GCGATCCTTGTAGTCCGCGGGAGTCAGGAGGATGAGGAATCTGTGGAAGAATTCACCAACCGAGTGTTTGACAGGATTGACATCAATGGAGACG GGGAGCTGTCACTGATGGAGTTTATTAAAGGGGCACAAGAAGACAAGGACTTCACAGAGGTGGTGATGAAGAGCCTGGATCTATCGCACATCACACATGTAATCCAGAGCCGCAGGAACAGCACTTAG
- the LOC133135639 gene encoding protein Bouncer-like isoform X1 produces the protein MFRSALCVSCPCRCVLLCTCLLCSLLTSSGLLCNYSLLQRKGQPSRNTTECRPQDRCFSAPGLFGKSHILSAQGCVSRELCGTVQPAVFRGSTYFLNYTCCCRDQCNLPPEQDNTLRMLLRETKGSLKGAVTTKTTVDDCPEDNSLQENTKAKGGLGLKVLLAFN, from the exons ATGTTCAG GtcggccctgtgtgtgtcctgccccTGTCGATGTGTGCTTTTGTGCACTTGCCTCCTGTGCTCTCTTCTGACCAGCAGTGGCCTGCTGTGTAACTACAGCCTACTGCAACGCAAAGGGCAACCCAGCCGAAACACCACGGAGTGCAGGCCTCAGGACCGCTGCTTCTCGGCCCCTGGGCTTTTCGGAAAGAGTCACATCCTGTCTGCCCAAGGCTGTGTATCGCGGGAGCTGTGTGGCACTGTGCAGCCCGCCGTCTTCAGGGGATCCACCTACTTCCTCAactacacctgctgctgccgGGACCAGTGCAACCTGCCCCCGGAGCAGGACAACACCCTGAGGATGCTGCTACGAGAGACGAAAGGCTCCCTCAAGGGGGCCGTTACCACAAAGACCACGGTGGATGACTGTCCAGAGGACAACAGCTTGCAGGAAAACACAAAAGCTAAAGGGGGTCTGGGGTTAAAGGTCCTCTTGGCTTTTAACTGA
- the LOC133135639 gene encoding protein Bouncer-like isoform X3, whose protein sequence is MFSGLLCNYSLLQRKGQPSRNTTECRPQDRCFSAPGLFGKSHILSAQGCVSRELCGTVQPAVFRGSTYFLNYTCCCRDQCNLPPEQDNTLRMLLRETKGSLKGAVTTKTTVDDCPEDNSLQENTKAKGGLGLKVLLAFN, encoded by the exons ATGTTCAG TGGCCTGCTGTGTAACTACAGCCTACTGCAACGCAAAGGGCAACCCAGCCGAAACACCACGGAGTGCAGGCCTCAGGACCGCTGCTTCTCGGCCCCTGGGCTTTTCGGAAAGAGTCACATCCTGTCTGCCCAAGGCTGTGTATCGCGGGAGCTGTGTGGCACTGTGCAGCCCGCCGTCTTCAGGGGATCCACCTACTTCCTCAactacacctgctgctgccgGGACCAGTGCAACCTGCCCCCGGAGCAGGACAACACCCTGAGGATGCTGCTACGAGAGACGAAAGGCTCCCTCAAGGGGGCCGTTACCACAAAGACCACGGTGGATGACTGTCCAGAGGACAACAGCTTGCAGGAAAACACAAAAGCTAAAGGGGGTCTGGGGTTAAAGGTCCTCTTGGCTTTTAACTGA
- the LOC133135639 gene encoding protein Bouncer-like isoform X2 — translation MFSSGLLCNYSLLQRKGQPSRNTTECRPQDRCFSAPGLFGKSHILSAQGCVSRELCGTVQPAVFRGSTYFLNYTCCCRDQCNLPPEQDNTLRMLLRETKGSLKGAVTTKTTVDDCPEDNSLQENTKAKGGLGLKVLLAFN, via the exons ATGTTCAG CAGTGGCCTGCTGTGTAACTACAGCCTACTGCAACGCAAAGGGCAACCCAGCCGAAACACCACGGAGTGCAGGCCTCAGGACCGCTGCTTCTCGGCCCCTGGGCTTTTCGGAAAGAGTCACATCCTGTCTGCCCAAGGCTGTGTATCGCGGGAGCTGTGTGGCACTGTGCAGCCCGCCGTCTTCAGGGGATCCACCTACTTCCTCAactacacctgctgctgccgGGACCAGTGCAACCTGCCCCCGGAGCAGGACAACACCCTGAGGATGCTGCTACGAGAGACGAAAGGCTCCCTCAAGGGGGCCGTTACCACAAAGACCACGGTGGATGACTGTCCAGAGGACAACAGCTTGCAGGAAAACACAAAAGCTAAAGGGGGTCTGGGGTTAAAGGTCCTCTTGGCTTTTAACTGA